The following proteins come from a genomic window of Liolophura sinensis isolate JHLJ2023 chromosome 13, CUHK_Ljap_v2, whole genome shotgun sequence:
- the LOC135481018 gene encoding uncharacterized protein LOC135481018, producing MALHIRSLKLKPYTSPHVLCRCFGTQVQSSKTGDKRPINDVDWESFANELSSACEEARKRVSLLPSLPASSRLAVLLSESQKLVEAVNKHVAIASLYQTVSPREELNLTNQKGHSWSKVKGQALSVKSGEAIEKTLETEQKLTESLEGFGLFVQPYSYTTDDIIIRGDHMLENVALFNETLHADRGLQEKSRAQASSDKLSQQFFLLQHDLTLRNHNHEQSQHALLYCGLPQSSEKLEPQSKSPSPRKGGPSNEQLGQFRDHITRAMPRFFVERHNYHVYHKDIVFENNYWGTNLTANGLNAYALQLSKLRFLASLKFAHMEVVILKCTIHPEDGTVRMRWRLKGLSQFKALMFWKFLPWNYKKGVRDESQWYDGFSVYHLNSEGLVVKHRVDQVMPDEELQTVKTANLAVKLGLLMGLAPKPGLNDFASLFYRKSPPPNSALPGQH from the exons ATGGCACTTCATATTCGATCTCTGAAGCTCAAGCCTTACACGTCGCCACACGTGCTTTGTCGGTGTTTTGGAACCCAAGTGCAAAGCTCGAAAACTGGAGACAAGCGACCGATCAACGATGTCGACTGGGAATCTTTCGCTAACGAG CTATCTTCAGCTTGTGAAGAAGCCAGAAAACGTGTCAGCCTCTTGCCGAGCCTCCCTGCTTCATCCAGACTTGCAGTCCTACTAAGCGAGAGTCAGAAGCTGGTAGAGGCTGTCAACAAACATGTAGCAATTGCTTCCCTTTACCAAACAGTCAGTCCGCGGGAAGAACTCAACTTGACCAATCAGAAGGGCCATTCATGGAGCAAGGTGAAAGGTCAAGCATTATCAGTCAAGTCAGGAGAAGCTATCGAGAAGACTTTGGAAACTGAGCAAAAACTGACAGAAAGTTTGGAAGGTTTTGGTCTTTTTGTCCAGCCATATAGTTACACGACTGACGATATCATTATCAGGGGTGATCACATGCTCGAGAACGTTGCATTGTTCAACGAAACTCTTCATGCGGACAGAGGCCTGCAGGAAAAGTCTCGTGCCCAAGCTTCAAGCGACAAACTATCACAACAATTTTTCTTGTTGCAACATGATTTAACTCTTCGTAACCATAACCATGAACAATCCCAGCATGCTTTGCTGTACTGCGGACTTCCCCAAAGCTCTGAGAAACTAGAGCCCCAAAGTAAATCTCCGTCTCCTAGAAAAGGAGGCCCCAGCAATGAACAGCTCGGACAGTTTCGGGATCACATTACTCGAGCA ATGCCGCGATTTTTCGTGGAGAGGCATAATTACCATGTGTACCATAAAGATATCGTGTTTGAGAACAATTACTGGGGTACAAATCTGACTGCAAA CGGGTTGAACGCTTATGCGCTTCAGCTGAGCAAGCTGCGCTTCTTGGCCAGCCTGAAGTTTGCGCACATGGAAGTGGTCATCCTGAAATGTACGATTCACCCAGAGGATGGCACCGTGAGGATGAGGTGGCGACTCAAGGGGCTCTCGCAATTCAAGGCTctcatgttttggaaatttcTCCCCTGGAATTACAAGAAAGGAGTCCGCGATGAGTCGCA ATGGTATGACGGGTTCTCAGTGTACCACCTGAACAGCGAAGGATTGGTCGTCAAACATCGTGTGGATCAG GTCATGCCTGATGAGGAACTCCAGACCGTGAAAACGGCAAACCTTGCTGTCAAACTGGGTCTGCTAATGGGCCTGGCACCAAAACCTGGCCTCAATGATTTTGCTAGCCTGTTTTACAGAAAGTCACCCCCACCCAATTCAGCACTTCCTGGTCAACACTAG